A window of Natronococcus sp. CG52 genomic DNA:
CCGAAAACGTGCGTATAGCCGAGGAGGACCGTGGAGACAACGTACCCGATATCGTCTCGGGCACCGGCCTCGTCGGATGGTCTTCTCATCTGTATTCGCCCGAACCAATAGAACGAGAGCGCGGTCAGCAGCGCGAGCAGATTATACATTCGCACCTCCTGAGAGTACCAAATGTGGAACGGAGAGACGGCGACAAGCAACGCTGCGATAGCCCCTACTTCCCGGTCGAAGAGCTGTCGACCAACCCCGTAGAGAACGACTACAGTGGCAACTCCTACGGTGGCAGACAGCAGCCGCGTAGCCAGTTCGGTCGTTCCGAAGATCGCCGTCCAAGCAGAAAGGAGTAGGTAGTAAAGTGGCGGATGAGGATCGTTCCCCGGTACACTGACCAGAAGTTCGTACGGCGTGTTCGACGTTACGATGGTCACCGAGACGATTTCGTCAACCCAGTAACTCTCGGATCTCAACCGAAAGAATCGAAGCACAACGGCGAGGAGAGTAATCGGAAGCAGTTCGACTGGGACACCCGCCAGAGAACGGTTATCGTTTGTCTCCCCGTCCTTCTCGATCATCGGGAAGAGCGACATGCATTCAGTTGCAACGACCCAGAGTATGAATGTTAGCCGGTTAACGGAGGTCCTGAGTTACTTCGACAAGCGATCAACCGCCTCAGGCCGCCGTCGACGAGACCGCGATCGAGACGCTGTAACAGTCGCGTTCACCTACTGCGGGCGTCGGGTTACGGTGACCCTTGCTGAAACTCTAACGTCTCTGCGTAACGAATTGCTGGCCTGAACTCCTGAGACACTCAAGCAGAAACGGCGGCCCAGACAGAGGAACGATGTAACGAGCCGATCAGTATTTGTACAGGATCCGTCACAAACGGCGTTCCGAAGTCCGACAGTATCCTTCTCATTCGTCGCTTTCAGCCGCTGGGAAGAGGGTAAATGAGAACGTCGATCCCTCATCGAGTTCGGAGTCGACCCAAATTTCCCCATCGTGACGCTCGATGATCCGCTTGCACAGCGCCAGTCCGATACCGGACCCGGGGTGTTTATCAGGGGAGTGGAGACGTTGGAATATCTCGAAGATTCGCTCTTGTTCGTCTCGATCAATCCCGATCCCTTCGTCCCGAACTGACACCCTCCACATCGGATTGTTCCGCTCGGCGAAAATACGCACTCGCGGCGGCTCGTCGCCACTATACTCGAGCGCATTGCTCAAGAGATTCTGAAACAGCTGGCGTAACTGGCTTTCGTCCCCCTTCACACGCGGCAACTCCTCGATGTTCATCTCGGCACCACTTTCTATGATCTGTACGTTGAGGTCGTCGCGAACGTCTGCAACGACCGCGTCCAGGTCGACTGGTTCGAGCGGTTCGCCTTGCGTCTCCACGCGCGAATAGTGGAGCAATCCGTCGATCATCTCGCGCATCCGATCCGCACCGTCGACGGCGAACTCGAGGAACTCCTCGCCGTCCTCGTCGAGTTTGTCGTCGTACCGGTTCTCGATCAACTGGAGGTAACTCGTCACCATCCGCAACGGCTCCTGCAGGTCGTGGCTGGCGGCGTAGGCGAACTGTTCGAGGCGTTCGTTCGATTCCTTAAGCCGTTCGTTTGCCCGTTCGAGTGCACGCTCGCGCTCTTTGCGCCCGGTGATGTCCTGGGCCGCCCCGCGGAGCGAAACGACGTCGCCGTCGACAGCCTCTGGAATCCCCTGGACCCGAAGCCAGCGGACCTCGCCGCTGGGCGGATGGAACCGAACCTCCACGTCGAACGAGTCGCCCGCCTCGAGTGCCTCGTCGATAGCGTCCTCGATAATCGGCCGGTCGTCCTCGTGGTAGACGTCGAGGGCCTGGTCCAACGACGGTTCCTCGTCGGAGGAGACACCCAGAAGATGGAAGAGGTGATTGGTCCAGAACACCTCCCTCGTGTCCGGATCGATCTCCCAGCCGCCGACGTCCGCAGTGCGCTCGGTCGTATGGAGCAGATTGAGTGCCCGTTCGAGTTCGAATGCATGGGTCTTGGCCCGTGCATCGTTGACTCCCCCGGCAAAAGCAGGGACGAGGACGAACCCCGTGATGATCAGCATCGCCCGGACAGGGTTGCTAAGACTTGCGGCCGGCTGGAGGTGGTAAAGCGTGAGAAGACCAGTCATCACAGTGATCGCGCCGAGACACCAGCCGGTGATATACGGATAAAATTTGGGGTTGATATCGGTTCGCGGCAATCGATAGCCGCCATAGAGGAGAATCGTACCCGGCCCGCCGACAAAGAAGGAGATGATTAGGGCGTTCGACACCGCTGTGCCCCCTGTGACCTCCACGTATGTCCAGCCGACGGCGAGCGTGACGTACAGCGCCCCAAGGGCGACAACGGCTCGCCTCCCGCCAATGCTGGACACGACCGACTTCCAGAAGCCCATTACCAGCAATCGAGAGAGGAACACTTATAATAGTACTGTGACGCGATGAGAGAGATTCGCGTCCGTATTTCCCGGATGTACCTGGTTCGCGGTAGATACGCGCTCATACTTTTCCACCGTACAATTATCAGAGTATATTCCGTTATTAGTGGATAGTATCTGTACGTACCGCTCCACGTTGACTCACTGAAACAAACTTGGTGATGAACGTGTATACTCGACAGAACAGCTGTTTCCACTAAAACGATATTCGAACGGCAGGGACAGATAGAGAAAGCCGGCACTGGCTATAGTAGCCACTGAAAGTCAATGCACACCCGATCGCACGACAGCTGTGCGATCGGTGTGTAAATCATTTCAGTTGTCACTATAGTTCTGAACCTCCTCGGCCGGCGTATTTCCGTCGAGCGATTGATGCGGTCTCCGGCGGTTGTAGTAATGCACAAACTGTTCAATCCATTCGCGTGTGCTTGACCGACTGCGACCCACGAGTTACGGAAACGGTCGATGCGTATGTTGAGGGTGTGAAACTACTTTTCAATGAGGTTTCGGTCAGTAGAGTTCACTCGACCGTTTAATCCTAATCGGGCAAGGGCAGTCCGATAGCCGAATTGATCAACGAGAAACTCAGCGTTCGTGAGATCGTGTTTTTCGCGGAGTCCATGCAGAAATGCAGCCGCCGGATCAGTATCGTGCTGACCAAATAACGCGACGTCAAGAATCAACTTCGTCTCGATGCCTATTGCAGCGTACACCCAAGACCAGTCACCGTTAATCTTGACAGCGGTCTCGTCGACAGCGACCCGCGACGGCGACGCCGTCCTCAGAATGCTTCGCGCTCTGATTAGCCACACGAGAGCTTCGCTCTCGTGGACATCGGCGGGTCGCGTTCGCTGTTAGCCAGCCGATGTACCCAGTTCCAGACCGCTCCATGAGAACGTTTAACGCCTAATTCAGTGAGAATCGTTGTTGTCTCTCGAAGCGAATACCCGGTCTGATGGAGGCGGACGGCGAAAGCCCTGACGGGCGTCACCGTCCGCTCGTTCTCCCAAGATTCTTCTAAATCCGCGTCGTAGCGCTCGCTGAGCAGGTCTGTGAGCATTAATCCAAATCAACTCAACGATCTGCTCACTTCTCAAACTGGCTCAACTAGACAGTGCCGTAGCCAGAATCGCTTAGAAAAGAATCAGTTTTCGTCTCGTCGGCTCACTAAGCAGAGACCTCGTCAGCGGTCGCGAAGATCGCGACCTTGTCGTCGGCGATCGCAAAACTGGGCCCGAATACAACGGCAACAGACTCTATTTCTGCCTACTGAATCGCTCGTTCAACCCACCTATTATCTCACCTTCTACATCGATGGCGAAATCAAACCGCCTGTCCCGGCGATTATCGACTCGAGGCGCTCGCGCTCTGCGACGACGGCCATCAGCGTCGCAGTCTCCCCGTGTGTTTCTTCTGGGTTGACGAACTGTTCGCCGCTCACAACCGACTGTCGGACCCTGCCGCCTGTCTCCCACGGGTATCGGTTGGAAGTTCGATTTTCGGCACTGAAAGTCACACGATCCCCGATAAAAGTTCGTGAAGCGTTATCCACCTGCTATCGTCTGAGAGTAACTCTACTCGCACACTTTCTTTTTTGGCGAACGTCAAACCAGGAATAGCGAGTCGAACGGATAAGTTTGCAGCGGGAGCGGGCTAGTTGGTCGCGAATTTCGCTCGTGGAACAGTTAATATTACTGCACAGTATATGATAATATTCCGGGTGATTGTGTGTCTAACGACCGTATGTCTGAAAGTGCTACTATAACTATGAAAAAGACTACAGGTGGTGTCTCTCGCTGGCCGAATGCATGGCGCAGCAATCCAGCCCTCCCGACCGCACTGAGTCGTCGACAACCAAGCCCGATGCGGGAGTAACGCGCCGGTCGTACGTGCGATCGATCATTGCAGGTGCCGCCGCCAGGATGAGTACGACTGCAGCTGGCGTGACTAAGATCGGCCTGACCGCGATGGGGACCGTAGCGGCTTCGGACCACGAGGTCATCAGGGCAAGCGGACAGACGATCCGGATCGGTCAGGGGGAGTCGTTCGAGAATACGCTCATCGATATCACGACGGACGACTCGATCGCGCTTGTGGTAGACGGCGGCGGTTCGGCAATCCGAAACGTCGGGTTCAAAGGCCTGTACCGCGGTGTCGACTTCCCAATCCCAATTTCGGCGCCCGATGGAGAGGTGCTCGTCGAGAACGTCTATCTCGGCGATGGCGCCGCGGAGGGGAGCGACCACGGATCCGCCGCGGTCTCCTATCACGACGAGGCCGGCAGTGATGTCACCTTCCGGTACTGCAATGTCCTGGGATGGCCGAACAACGGTTTCGACTGGTCCACCACTGCGAGTAGTGGCTCGGTTACGTTCGAGAAATGCTACGCCAAGAACAACGGTATCGCCCCCTTCCGCTGTGTCGGCTCCGACGACTCAATCCGTGATTATGTTGCATACAACGACGAGCCCGACTACGGCTTGGGCGACGGTGAGTACACTGGGACGAGTCTCGGCTTCGAATCCAGCGCCTCCAGCAGGAGGACTCGCGGTGAGCGACGAACCGACGATGTCGACGATGATCCGGACCGCTCGGTTCCCGAGGGCGTCCCGACGAGCGCCGAAGAGGCTGCGGCCGAATAGGGATCTATGTGGGATCGGCATCCGTCTTTAGCTAAGCCTCAGCCCTCAGTTGTGTAGCGGTAACGAGCGTCTCCTGTAACACTGGTCGTTGCTGGTGAATCTTCTGTGCGTCTTCGATCAACCGTTCCAACAGCGGTGGTGGTGAGTAGCCGAGGTACTCGCCAAGTTCGTGGAGGATGAGCTGGGCGTGCGACCGGAAGGTCGCCGCCCAGCGTTCCGGCGGAAACACGAGGTCATCGTCCGCTTGCTCAGTCACTAGATCGAGCAGATCACGACTTACCAACAGTGAGAGCAACGCCGCATACAGCAGAATTTCAACGACGTGCTTCTTGCTCGTGTCGAATTCGTCCAGTTCGTACTGCATCTTCAGCTCACGGAACAGCAACTCTACTTCCCACCGACATCGATACAGCGTCGCTAGATCCGCCGGCAGGAACTCGTCTCTCGGCAGATTCGTGATGTACAGGTGATAGTCGTCGGCGCCCGCACCGAGGACGCCGACGACGCGGAATCGATTCGTATCCAGTGACCGTGTTCCGTTGTACGGCCCTCGCTTGAATTCCATTTCGACCTCGACATCGATGTACTTGCGGTCGAGTTCCTCCACGACATCGTGGATCCGCTTGCCCTCCAAGGGAATGGCGCGGCCGCACCATTCCCGTAACTCCTCGGTTATCACCGGATTCGCGCTCTCTTTCAGCCGACTCACGAAGTAGCCGTCGTTCTCATCGATCAACGCGAAGCGGCGGTACTCGAAGTACGCCAAGTCGAGCAATACAAGCCGTCCGTCGAGCCACGATTCAGTGTTGAACAACGTGCTGTCGTGCGCTTTCTCGTCTGCCACGTCGAGCCGTTCTATCGTCTGATCGGTGGCATTGTGGAGCAGGTGGAGCGAAGCTCCAGCCTGCTCCTCGTGGCGGGCTTGGTACTCTTCGGAGAGAAATTCGTGCAACCGCAACACCGTTCCACCGGCGATCATCACATCCCTGAGCCGGTCGATGTCAGCGTTAACAGCGTCGGGAACAGCGACCTCGTCGAGCACGATCTCGACGAGGTCGCGGAGGCACTCGGCGAGTGACGGCGTCAACCGTTGATAGAAGCCGCCGGGCGAGATCGTCTCGTCGGCGGTGGAGTTGTCGCTGCGCCTGAAGCCAGCGAGTGTTCGGCTTTCGCCTGCGGCGAAGCCGAACACGAATGCCCAGACGAAGGCAGGAATCTGGAGCTTCCGGTCGCGTTCGACCACGCCGAGTTCCTCGGCGTGCTCTTCGAGGAACTCGGAGGGAAAGAGAGGAGTGAGCCGACGCATGATCTTCGATGAGGAGCCGTTGTCGTGCACAGACTCGGCTTCCTCATTCCTCTCGAATAGAAGCCTCGATAAGCCGCCGCTGTCACGTGGTTTCTCACTTAGCTAAAGACGAATGCCCAGTCGTATTGGTCACTCGCTGTGTGCTCCCATGTCCGGTCGACCCTGTTTGTTCGGTACCCGTGTCCGCTAAACTTCCACTTGCTCCCCAATTGTGTTAACGGGGTGCATGCTATAGAATCCATACGGCGTGCAAACGATGTGGAGAAGTCGGAGCTAAACGCATGACGATGAGATATCAAAGTAATGCTACAATTGCAGTGTTTCTTTGTCACGAATGTGTGAGGTCGGCTTCTCATGACGGAGAAATCAATGAACTTGTTCACTCCTTAGATCCGTAATATCTATTGTTTATCGCTAATTCTCGGCCGGTATCACCGTTGTAGATCTCAGTTGCGATTCTCACCTTTCCGGTGACGCCAGAAGTTGAGACTCCTGCGCTCAATGCATATGGAATTAGCTCGTATCTCGCCACTTCGTTTTAGGAAGTTCTCACGGAAATAGCTGATAATAGAGCTGTTTACTGATCAAGGAGATGATTATGGCCAGCCATCAGGTA
This region includes:
- a CDS encoding ATP-binding protein, which codes for MGFWKSVVSSIGGRRAVVALGALYVTLAVGWTYVEVTGGTAVSNALIISFFVGGPGTILLYGGYRLPRTDINPKFYPYITGWCLGAITVMTGLLTLYHLQPAASLSNPVRAMLIITGFVLVPAFAGGVNDARAKTHAFELERALNLLHTTERTADVGGWEIDPDTREVFWTNHLFHLLGVSSDEEPSLDQALDVYHEDDRPIIEDAIDEALEAGDSFDVEVRFHPPSGEVRWLRVQGIPEAVDGDVVSLRGAAQDITGRKERERALERANERLKESNERLEQFAYAASHDLQEPLRMVTSYLQLIENRYDDKLDEDGEEFLEFAVDGADRMREMIDGLLHYSRVETQGEPLEPVDLDAVVADVRDDLNVQIIESGAEMNIEELPRVKGDESQLRQLFQNLLSNALEYSGDEPPRVRIFAERNNPMWRVSVRDEGIGIDRDEQERIFEIFQRLHSPDKHPGSGIGLALCKRIIERHDGEIWVDSELDEGSTFSFTLFPAAESDE
- a CDS encoding IS4 family transposase, with product MRRLTPLFPSEFLEEHAEELGVVERDRKLQIPAFVWAFVFGFAAGESRTLAGFRRSDNSTADETISPGGFYQRLTPSLAECLRDLVEIVLDEVAVPDAVNADIDRLRDVMIAGGTVLRLHEFLSEEYQARHEEQAGASLHLLHNATDQTIERLDVADEKAHDSTLFNTESWLDGRLVLLDLAYFEYRRFALIDENDGYFVSRLKESANPVITEELREWCGRAIPLEGKRIHDVVEELDRKYIDVEVEMEFKRGPYNGTRSLDTNRFRVVGVLGAGADDYHLYITNLPRDEFLPADLATLYRCRWEVELLFRELKMQYELDEFDTSKKHVVEILLYAALLSLLVSRDLLDLVTEQADDDLVFPPERWAATFRSHAQLILHELGEYLGYSPPPLLERLIEDAQKIHQQRPVLQETLVTATQLRAEA